Proteins encoded within one genomic window of Pseudorasbora parva isolate DD20220531a chromosome 3, ASM2467924v1, whole genome shotgun sequence:
- the LOC137071756 gene encoding uncharacterized protein, producing the protein MEEELQELREMIAQLRADNERLRQERTLVPPGPSDISAPAPGPSVLAQPSNVDVTRPERFVFVPRDRKCPKFNGRVGLSIEEWVEEAQACMRARHLSDTDKAFYLFDHLEGEAREEIKYRPEVERKDPDKIISALRELYGCSQSYVSLQMAFFSRKQQEGESLLEFSLVLMGLLEQVKQRSPHGMPNSHVLLRDQFVEHVFDSALRRELKQLIRRQPTLTLLEVRSEAIRWEQEGMPGTTRPRSHSVPSVHGLQYRVQGDPFVGAPSFQGQSSRQGPVICRRCQKPGHFARDCDEERVPSRPQLFSPSIPSRAGGRRPGPSATSEN; encoded by the exons ATGGAAGAGGAGTTACAAGAGTTAAGAGAGATGATTGCTCAGTTAAGAGCAGACAATGAGAGGTTGCGTCAGGAGCGTACTCTTGTGCCCCCAGGTCCCAGTGACATATCTGCCCCTGCCCCTGGGCCTTCTGTTCTAGCTCAACCCAGTAATGTAGATGTCACTAGACCAGAACGATTTGTTTTTGTACCACGAGATCGAAAGTGTCCAAAGTTTAATGGGAGGGTCGGCCTCAGTATTGAAGAGTGGGTTGAGGAGGCCCAGGCTTGTATGCGTGCCCGCCACCTTTCTGATACTGACAAAGCGTTTTATCTATTTGACCACTTAGAAGGGGAAGCCAGGGAAGAGATTAAGTACCGCCCAGAGGTGGAGCGTAAAGACCCAGACAAAATTATTTCGGCATTGCGGGAACTGTATGGTTGTTCGCAGTCATATGTGTCTTTGCAGATGGCCTTTTTCTCGAGGAAGCAACAGGAGGGTGAGAGCCTGTTGGAGTTCTCCCTCGTTCTGATGGGTCTCCTTGAGCAAGTGAAACAACGATCACCTCATGGTATGCCAAATTCACATGTTTTACTGCGGGACCAATTCGTTGAACATGTTTTTGATAGCGCCCTGCGTCGTGAATTAAAGCAGTTGATACGTCGTCAACCTACGTTAACTTTGTTGGAGGTACGTAGTGAAGCCATTAGATGGGAGCAGGAGGGCATGCCAGGAACCACAAGGCCCAGGAGTCATTCTGTTCCATCAGTTCATGGGCTTCAATATAGAGTACAAGGGGATCCATTTGTTGGG GCTCCCTCGTTTCAGGGTCAATCTTCCCGGCAGGGACCAGTTATTTGTAGAAGGTGTCAAAAGCCTGGGCACTTTGCCAGAGACTGTGACGAGGAACGTGTCCCTTCTCGCCCTCAGCTTTTCTCACCCTCTATCCCGTCAAGAGCTGGAGGTAGGCGGCCTGGCCCATCAGCAACGTCGGAAAACTAG